The genomic DNA ATCTTCTGGTGGGGGGCCAGGCGGTAGTAGTCGCTGGAATAATAGGTGGTGCCGTCGTCCTTGGACGCCTTCAGGTGGACCTGGATCGGCCAGTTGCAGGTGTTGAGGATGGCGATACCCGTCTGGTTGGGGGACACGTTGTCGTACCAGGGAAAATGCACGACGCGGTTCGGGTTGGCGAAAGACTGCAGGCCGCCCAGGGCGGGGCCGGCGCCGTAGTCGAACAGGGCCAGGCTGTTCACCTTGGGAACGTTGGAGGGTTCGGAGGCCGTGATCTTCAGGGAGCCGGTGTCGGGGATGTTGGTGGGGGCGAAGATGTTCTGGACGGTGTTCGAATAGTAGCCCCGGGCGGGGATGGTGATGCCCTTCGACGCGGCCTGGACGCCGTTGTCCCCGTAGGCGACGACGGTTACGCTGACATCTTCCCGGTGGGGGTTCTGGATGGAGACCGTGGTGCTCCAGCCGGCCATCTTGGCGTAGTGGGCGATGTACTGGGTGAAGTCGCACCCGCAGAGGGTGACGAGCAGAAACACGGCTCCCGTCAGGAGCACGAGGCGCTTGAAAGACATACCGCTCCTCCTTCTCACGAGATATTTGATTAAATGATAAGGGAAAAACCCGAAGGTCGCAAGAAAATTCTGAGCGGGGCTCAGGCGGGCCGGTCGTCGGCGAGTTCCCGCTCGATGTCGTCGAGGGCCGTCTCGCGCTTCAGGAGCGAGTAGCACAGGCTCCCGGGGAGGGAGGAGATCACGGCGCTCAGGAAGTTCAGCAGCGAGAGGGCCACCAGGCGGGCGGCGTGGTCGGGCGTGTCCCCCACCACGGGGAGGAGGAAGACGACGAAGGCGGTCTCCCGCAGGCCGAGGCCGTTGATGCTGATGGGGAGCATCACCAGCACGACGATGACGGACACGATGGCGGCGAGGACGGGGAAGGGGACCGCGAGCCCCAGGGCCTTCGCGAAGAGCCAGTTCATCGTGATGAACATCCCGATGTTGACGAAGGAGAGCACCGTGGGCCAGACCAGGGCGGCGGGGCGGCGGCGGAAGGCGTGCATGGCCTCGCCCATCTGGGCGATCTTGCCGCCGAGCTTCGCCAGGCGGACGCGCTCCAGCAGGCGAACGGTCCAGCGGTAGAGCCGCCGGCTGAACAGCACCGCGTTGGCGGCGAGGAAGAGGACCGTCAGGGCCGCCACCACGGCCCAGAGGGGAACCTCCCGCAGGCCCAGCCACCCGATGGGGCGGAAGTCGGCGGCGCCCAGGGCGTAGGGGTGATACAGCGAACCCGCGATCCCGAAGCCCAGCAGGGCCACGAACCCGGCGGCCCGCTCCAGGTAGGTGGCGGCGAAGGCGTACATCAGCGGCCGGCCGGAGTCCCGCTTGACGTAGAAGATCTTCACCACGTCGCCGCCGATGATGGAGGGGAAGAAGTTCGAGAAGAACATCCCGATGAGGTAGAACTGGAACAGGCGCCACTGGCGGATCCGGATCCCGAGGTGGGCGAGAAGCATCCCCCACCGGATGGAGCACAGGTACTGCCCGACCATCAGGAGCCAGAAGGCGCCGAAGAGGACCCAGAGGTCGGCGGCGCCGATGACGGCGAACGCCTTTCGCAGGTCGATGTCCTTGGTGCGGAAGAGGTAGACCAGCAGGAAGGCCGTGACGGCGATCTTCAGGAGGAAAACCAGGACCTTCCGGGGCTTGTCACGCATCGGGCGCCCCGGTTTCCGGCGTGTCCCCCGGGCGCTCCGCCGGGGGGTGGTCGGGAGAACTCTCCCGGTAGAGGAAGCGCTGGAAGTTGGTGTTGAAGGGGGTCCACCGGTCGCTCTCCCCCGGCTGGGCCGCCGCCTCCCGGAACGACTGCACCTTGGCGTCCAGGTCGTCCAGGTAGGACAGGACCAGCGCCTCCATCGTCTTGGGCCGCTTGGGGGACCCGAACTCCAGCTCCCCGTGGTGGCTGAGGACGATGTGGAGCAGTTCCATGCGCAGCTCGGCGGGGAACAGGGGGATCTGCCGCATCCGCTGGTCGAGGTGGAGGGCGTTGAGGGTGATGTGCCCGATGAGCCGGCCCTCGTCGGTGTATTCGAAGCTCTTCCCCCAGCTCAGCTCCTCCGTCTTCATGAGGTCGTGGAGGGTGGCCGCTGTCAGGAGGAGGCTCCGGTTGAGCGCGGGGTAGTGGTCGCAGGCCCGCCGGCAGAGGCGAACCACGGAGTCGGTGTGCTCCAGGAGCCCGCCGATGTAGGCGTGGTGGAGCGCCTTGGCCGCGGGGCAGGCCTTGAAGCGCTTCCGGAAGGCCTCGTCGGCGAAGATGTCCTCGAGGAGCTGCCGGAGGGGGGGCATGCGGACTTCCGCCCGGAGGACCTCCATCAGGGCCTCGAAGGTGTCGTCGGGGTTCTTCTCGGTGGAGCGCAGGAAGTCGCCCAGGTCCACGGTGTCGGGGGCCAGCTTCCGGACCCGGTGGACCGTGACCTGCAGGGCGCCGTTGTACTCCCGCGTGAGACCGTTCACCTGGACGACGTCGCCGGCCTCGAACTTGTCCTTGAAGACCTCGCAGTTGTCCCACATGAAGCCGGAGAGGGTCCCGGTCCGGTCGGCCAGCACGAGGAAGAGGTACTCCCCGCCGGTCTTCTTGAAGCGGATCTCCTTCCGGTGAGCCAGGAAAGGGGCGTCCACCATCTCGTTGGGCCCGTAGTGGGCGATGTACTTGGTCTTCATTCCAGGATGTCCTTTCGCGTGCTCTCCAGCAGGACCGCGAGTTCCCGGGCCGCCCCGCGGCTCACGTTCCGGCCCTCAGGGACCGACTCCACGCGCCAGGCGCGGGTGGCGTCCCAGCCGTCCACGTCGATGCGGTCGCCGGCCCGGACCTCGTGGGACGCCCGGGCGGCCAGGCCGTTGACCCGGATGCGCCCCTGGTCGCAGAACTCCTTCGCCAGGGGTCTCCGGGGAACGATCCGGCTCACTTTCAGGAAGAGGTCGAGTCTCACGGCGTGCGGTCCTTTCCCGCCGGCTTGGCGAGCGGGCATTCTAACCGATTTCGGGGGGAATGCCAACCCCGTTGATGCCTCCCCTGTCACCATCGGAAGGTCGACTGGCTGAAGGCCGTCAGGCTGAAGGGGTTTGGGCCTGGCCGTTCAAACAGGGCCGTCGTGAGCCTCATGCCCCGGCCACGGGACCCCGTCCGTGTATTTCGTGGTTCCCTTTTCCGGTTTATCCGGGTTGATCTTTCCGGGTTTTCCCAATAAACTGAGGGTCGATGCGGTCGCAACCAGTACCATCGCCCTCCGGGCGGCGGCTCGAACCACGGTCTTACAACCACGTTCCCGTCGATTTCCGGCTTTTTGCGACGGTGTCAAGGCTGATCGACCGGGGTGAATGGGGAGGACATGAAAAGTGCCCGGCCCAGGGTGTTCCTCTCCTGCGACCTCCAGGCCGGGTCAGGTCGGCCGGTCGAATCCGCGGGGAAGGGGGCGGGGGATGGAAAACCAGGAGTTCGTCGCGCTGCTGCGGGGGATCAACGTGAGCGGCCGAAAGCCGGTTCGAATGGACGCCCTGAAAGCCCTGTTCGGGGGCCTGGGGTTCATGGCCGTGGACACCGTGATCCAGAGCGGAAACGTCCGTTTCACGGAACCGGGCGGAGAGGGGGAGGACGTCCTGGCGAGTCGCATCGCCGAAGCGGCCGGACGTTCCTTCGGCTTCCCGGTCGGGGTGCTGCTGCGGACCCGGGAGGACCTGCGCCGGGTGGCCCTCGGGAACCCCTTCATCGCACGCGGGGGTGTGGACCCGCTCCATCTGCACGTCACCTTCCTCGACCGGGCGCCGGACACCGGGGCCGTACGGGATCTGGAACAACGGTCCTTCCCTCCGGATGCCTTCGAGATCCGGGAACGCGAGGTCTATCTGCACTGCCCGGCGGGCTATGCCCGGACGACGCTTTCCAATGCTTTCTTCGAGAAGAAGCTCTCGGTGGCGGCCACCACCCGCAACTGGAAGACGGTCCTCAAATTGGCGGAGTGACGGTGCCGTCAGAGCCGCGCGCGGCCAGTCAGAGCCGCGCGCGGCCAGTCAGAGCCGCGCGCGTAAGCAAGCGGCCAATAGTGGAGCCAATCAATCAACCGCTCCCTGACGGTCGCGGCTCAGACTGACCGCTCCCTGACGGTCGCGGCTCAGACTGACCGCTCCCTGACGGTCGCGGCTCTGAATTACTTGGGCACCCGACCCGCTGTCGGGCGGCCGTCCCAGACTTCCATGGGCTCGCCCTGCTCCTCGAGGGTGTAAGAGATCGCCTCGTCCACCTGCTCGTCCGTCCACAACCAACGGGTGCTTCCGTGTCGCGCCCAGCGCTTTCTTCCCTCCGGGTCGATCCGCATCTCATTCAGGTGCCGGCTCGCGTAGGCCTTGAGATCGTTCATCACGCGGTCGGGGTGTTTCGGCGCCGACAGGACCACGTGAACGTGATTGGACCTCACGTGTGCGGCGGCGAGCTTCCAGCCCCGGCAGGACACGACTTCGAGAATGGCGGCGAGAACGATTTTTCGTCGGGGAGAATCGAGGTCGTAGGGTGGGCCGTTCATGAGATCTTTCTCGAAGGCTACCCTGCGCGGTTGCCTTGGGAGGGACGGCATGCCGTAGATGTTCGTCTCCCGGTCCACGGAGCCCGCTTCGTCGCCGTGCAGACGGGTTCCGTACGTGTGAAAGGTGATAAAGTAGGCGAGAGGGGTTGACGTGCTGGGCGAATGCACACCGCGGATCTCGGCTGAAGTCATGAGATCCTCCTTCGGTCAGTCAGAGCCGCGCGCAACCAGTCAGAGCCGCGCGCGTAAGCAAGCGGTCAGTCAGAGCCGCGCGCGTAAGCAAGCGGTCAGTCAGAGCCGCGCGCGTAAGCAAGCGGTCAGTCAGAGCCGCGCGCGTAAGCAAGCGGGCAATAGTGGAGCCAATCAATCAACCGCTCCCTTACGGTCGCGGCTCAGACTGACCGCTCCCTTACGGTGGCGGCTCAGACTGACCGCTCCCTTACGGTCGCGGCTCAGACTGACAACCGCTCCCTGACGGTCGCGGCTCAGACTGACAACCGCTCCCTGACGGTCGCGGCTCTGACTGTCGACCGCTCCCTTACGGTCGCGGCTCTGACGGGTGATTACCGGTTCACCACCCGCCAGGCCAGGTCCGGCACGGTGGCGGGCGTGAGCGGCCCCGAGGAGAGGACGGCGGGCCCGTCCAGGTACCAGGCGGACAGGTCGCCGCTGGCGGTGTTCCGCCAGACGAGGTCCGTTTTCCCGTCGCCGTTGAAGTCGCCCGACGCCGCGACTTCCCAGGCCGCGTCCACCGAGGGGAAGGCCGACGTGGACGTCACGGTCTCGCCGGCGAGGTACCAGAGCGAGTTCGCCCCCGACGTGTGCCGCCAGAGGAGGTCGGGGCGGCCGTCGCCGTTGAAGTCGGCCACGGAGGCCACCGTCCACGCGGTGCCCGCGGAGGGGAGGATGGCCTGGCCCTCGAGGGCGGTCCCCGCCAGGTACCAGGCGGAGAGGGCCCCGGTGGAGCTGTTTCGCCAGAGGACGTCGGTGAGCCCGTCGAAGTTGAAATCGGCCAGGCCGACGGGGGACCAGGGGGCGGCCACGGAGGGGAAGGCCAGGGAACCGGTGACCGCGTTGCCGTCCAGGGCCCAGATGGAGTGGGCCCCCGAGGACGGGTGACGCCAGAAGAGGTCCGCCTCGCCGTCGTTGTTGAAGTCGGCGGCCCCCACAAGGGACCAGGCGGTTTCGACGGAAGCGAGGGGCAGGCTCCCGGCGTAAGCGGCGCCGTTCATCAGCCAGATGGAGTTGGAGCCGGTGGAGAGGTTCCGCCACAGGAGGTCGGGCTTGCCGTTGCGGTCGAAATCGCAGGGCGCCTTGTACGAGACGCCGTCCCAGCCGGCCAGGCGGGCGAGGAGCCACCAGAAGGCCCGGCCCTTGCGAACGCAGTTGAGCTCCTCGGAGTGGGCGCAGTCCCCGCAGGCGGAGGCGATCTGGGCCAGTTCGTGGCCGGGGTGCGCCGCGATCCAGTTGACGGCCCAGTTGGCGTCGCCCCAGGGGTTGCCGTCGCCGTTGCTGTCGTACTCGCAGCTGTCCAGGCCGAACAGGGCCAGGTAGTTCGTCGCCCCGTCGGGGTCGTAGCTCTCGATGTCGGCGAAGTCGAAGAGAATCTTGTTGTGGGTGGTGCAGTAGTTGCGGATCCGCTGGTTCATCAGGTTCAGGGTCCCCGTGGTGCCGCTGCCGTCCAGGTGGCCCGTCATGTAGACGAACTTCACGCCGGGGTACTGCGTCTCCAGGGCGTCCATGGCGTTGAGGTAGGCGTCGATCCCCGCCTCCGTGTTGTCGCTCACCCCGCCGCACCAGGACCAGATCACCACGTTCCGGTCGTTGGCGGGGAGGTTGAGCATGGCGACGGTGGCGTCGCGCCAGGCGAGGTCGCCGTTGTGCCCCAGGTCGGAAGCGCCCCCGGCATTGCCCCAGTAGTCGTTGAGGAAGACGCCGGCGTGGAGCCCCCAGTAGGCCGAGTCGAAATAGAACAGGTCGCCGTCGCTGCCCCGGAAGGCCTCGATCCCGGTGACGAGCTGGCTGCCGTGGGACGTGTGGCCGTAGCCGACCAGCAGGGTGCTCTTGGCCTGCAGGACCCAATAGTCGGGGATGCGGTGGACGTCGGTGCAGAAGTGGTCGATGGTGTAACCCTGGGCCAGGGCGGCCGCGGTGAGAAAGGCAAGGGTGGCGAAGACCCCCGGAAGCTTCTTCATAACCTCCTCCTTTAAAAGGGATGTACTCAACCCCCCCCCCGCCCGTTCGGCGACCCGGCGCGAATCGGGGGCGATAAAAACGTCGTCATGATAGCGCATCGCGGGGCGATTGTCTTGCCTGATTACCGGGTGGCCGCCGCTTTCGACCTGGAACGGCCCGTGCTGCCCGCGTCCTGCCCCCCGGGGGCAGGGTCTTCCCCTCCGGGGTTCGATGGTACGCTGCCGCCAGCCGGCGCCGGCTGGAGCGCGGGGGGGACCCGGCACGCCCGGCCGCTGCAGGTGTGCACCACCACCTTTCCCTTCCCGCCGGTTTTTCCCCGGTACATGGCCGCGTCGGCGCACCGGATGAGGTCCCAGGGGTCGTCGGGGACCTTCCGGCAGAAGGCGATCCCGGCGCTGACCCCCAGCCGGGAGCGGGGGTAGGATTCGCCGCAGTCCCGGATCCGCTCGAGCACCCGTCGGACCGTGGCCTCCGCGCTCTCCCGGTCCGGGTCCCAGAGCAGGACGGCGAACTCGTCGCCCCCCAGCCGGGCCACGAGGTCGGTGGCGCGGAAGGTGTCCCGGATCCGCTCCGACAGGGTGACCAGGAGGGCATCCCCGGCGTCGTGACCGTAAAGGTCGTTGACGTTTTTGAAGTTGTCCAGGTCGAAGTAGACCAGGCAGAGCGGGCTCCCGTCGCGCCGGGCCCGGGCGTGCTCCACCCGGAGGGCTTCCTTGAAGGCCCGGGAGTTGGCGAGCCCGGTCAGGGGGTCGGTCCGGGCGAGGTCCCGTTCCCGCCGGAGCAGGTCCTGGAGCTTCCGGCGGTCCTGCCGGAGGAGGGCGAGCAGGACCCCCAGGGCGACGTAGATGACGGCCCGCGAGGTCCAGTTCCAGAAGGTGAGACGCAGGTCCGGGGCCCCTTGGGTGCCCAGGTCGACCCCCAGCCAGCAGAAACTGGCGGAGAGGGCCAGCAGCAGGGCGGACACCGGGCCGCTCCACCACCCGGCCAGGCAGACCGGGACCAGGTACAGCAGGGAAAGCCCGAGGTCCGGACCGGTGACGGCATCGAGCCACCCGATGCCCGCGAGCATCCCCAGCCCGGCCGTGAACCACAGCCAGGGCCCCGCGTGCGGAAAACGGGGCGGTGCGGCGGATTCCATTCGATCCCTCCATTCGGGCGTGCAGGGCCCGGAAGCGTTTGGGAGGCCCACCCGGCCGATTGGCTTTTAATCATCCCCGGAGGGTCCGCTTCCCGTTCCGTGAGGGAGGGGGGCTCCCTGGGTTTGGATGCACGGGAGGGGATCGGTGGGTTCGAAAATCGAATCGTTGAGCGTGGACAGTCCCGCATATATCCCGGATTCGGATCTCACGGAGGCACAGAGGCAGTGAGAAGACGCAAGGCTCAGTTCGTATCCCCGCGCTCCCGGTTTTCACGAGTGCATCAACCTTCTCCGGAGGGGGTTGGACCGGGGGTTGCGGCTTCGCAGCCGGCCCCGTCGCAGGCCCGTAAGACGATTTTCCCCTTTCCCTCGGCCTTTCCCTGGTACATGGCGGCATCGGCGCAGCGAAGGATGGACTGGAGGTCCTCCGGGACCCTTTCGCAGAAAGCGATCCCCGCGCTGACGCCCACCCCGGCCCGGGGATAGGCTTCGGCACAGGCCCGGACCTGGTCCAGCACCCGGCGGGTGATCGCCTCGGCGCAGGCCGGGTCGCACTCCCAGAGCAGGGCCGCGAACTCGTCCCCGCCGAGGCGCGCCACCGGGTCCGTGGCGCGGAAAGCGCTCCGGATGCGGCCGCTCAGGGCGACCAGGAGGTCGTCCCCGGCTTCGTGGCCGTAGAGGTCGTTGACGCGCTTGAAGTTGTCCAGGTCGAAATAGACCAGGCAGAGGGGATGCCCGTCCCGCCGGGCCCGGGCGTGCTCGAGCTGGAAGGCGGAGAGGAAGGCCCTCGAGTTGGCGAGGCCGGTCAGGGGGTCCGTCAGGGCGAGGGTCTTCTGCCGCTCGAGAAGTTCCTGGAGCCGGCGCCGGTCGGCCCGGAGGAGGGCGAGCAGGATGCCCAGGGCCAGGTAGATCAAAACCCGCGTGGCCCAGTTCCAGAGCGAGATCTCCAGGTGCCCGACGCCCAGGGCGGCAAGGTCCGACCACAGCCAGAACAGGCTGGCAAAGACCGCCAGCAGCGCGGCGGAGGACTGACCGAGCCACCACCCCGCCAGGCACACGGGAACCAGGTAGAGGAGCGAGAGGCCGATCTCCGGGCCGGTGACGTGGTCGAGCCACCCGATGCCCACGATCAGGGCCAGACTGGACAAGAAGAGAAACAGGTGTTTCCTATGCGACAGCCACGGAAAGTTGAGGGTTTCCATCGGGACCTTCCCGCCGGGCCTCCCGGAGCCCGACTTGTCGGAGCCCTTGACCAGGGGCTGATTCTTTCCGGCCATGACGGCCGAAGCCAGCGCCAAGCCGATCATCGCCACGGGAGAAAGACGTCGCGGTTATCCCGCTTTTCTCTCCGGGTGGATGCTGCGGTCATTCTATCACCGGCAAATCCCGGAAGTCCAAGTCTTCCATGCTTGGTTGTACGGGAAACGGATGGCCCGGCAACCGCGTCCGGAACCCGAATCGCACGGTGTGTTTCGGGCCGTTCCGGCGCCCCTGCCGGGGCGCACGGGGTTTATCACGTCGCCGGACTCTCCGCCCTTTCGGGGCCGGTTGCCTCCGAACACAATCCGGCACCCTCCGGGACGAACCTGACAAAACCTTGCACGGGCGAATGCCTGTGCAAGGTTTTATTTCAGCATCTCCATGCCGGAGAAGTCGCGGTAGAGGGTCAATTGTTCGAAAATATGATCGTAGGCCGTCGAGCCGTCCACCAGGACCTCGGCCAGGATCACGCCGAGACCCGGGCCCAGCATGAAGCCCTGCCCGCACATCCCCACCGCCAGCATCAGGTTGTCGAAGTCCCGGGGACGCCCCACCACGGGGAAGCCGTCGGGGGTCATGGGGTAGAGCCCGCGCCAGGTCCTCCGGATGCGGAGGTTGCGCAGTCGGGGGTAGAGTTCCACCATCCGGCGCACCACCAGGGGAAGGAAGGAGGAGGTGTTGTCCATGTCCTGCCCCAGGATCTTCGGCTCGGGGGTGATGCAGAAGACCACCTGGTCTTCCTTGTTCTGGTAAAAGTAGTAGTTGGCCGATTCCGAGTCCGCGCGGATGTCCACCACCATGGGCTGGAAAAAGCGCTTCACGGGCTCGGTGATCCCCGCCTCGTGGCAGTCGGGGTAGACGGGCA from Acidobacteriota bacterium includes the following:
- a CDS encoding VCBS repeat-containing protein; the protein is MKKLPGVFATLAFLTAAALAQGYTIDHFCTDVHRIPDYWVLQAKSTLLVGYGHTSHGSQLVTGIEAFRGSDGDLFYFDSAYWGLHAGVFLNDYWGNAGGASDLGHNGDLAWRDATVAMLNLPANDRNVVIWSWCGGVSDNTEAGIDAYLNAMDALETQYPGVKFVYMTGHLDGSGTTGTLNLMNQRIRNYCTTHNKILFDFADIESYDPDGATNYLALFGLDSCEYDSNGDGNPWGDANWAVNWIAAHPGHELAQIASACGDCAHSEELNCVRKGRAFWWLLARLAGWDGVSYKAPCDFDRNGKPDLLWRNLSTGSNSIWLMNGAAYAGSLPLASVETAWSLVGAADFNNDGEADLFWRHPSSGAHSIWALDGNAVTGSLAFPSVAAPWSPVGLADFNFDGLTDVLWRNSSTGALSAWYLAGTALEGQAILPSAGTAWTVASVADFNGDGRPDLLWRHTSGANSLWYLAGETVTSTSAFPSVDAAWEVAASGDFNGDGKTDLVWRNTASGDLSAWYLDGPAVLSSGPLTPATVPDLAWRVVNR
- a CDS encoding flippase-like domain-containing protein, with the translated sequence MRDKPRKVLVFLLKIAVTAFLLVYLFRTKDIDLRKAFAVIGAADLWVLFGAFWLLMVGQYLCSIRWGMLLAHLGIRIRQWRLFQFYLIGMFFSNFFPSIIGGDVVKIFYVKRDSGRPLMYAFAATYLERAAGFVALLGFGIAGSLYHPYALGAADFRPIGWLGLREVPLWAVVAALTVLFLAANAVLFSRRLYRWTVRLLERVRLAKLGGKIAQMGEAMHAFRRRPAALVWPTVLSFVNIGMFITMNWLFAKALGLAVPFPVLAAIVSVIVVLVMLPISINGLGLRETAFVVFLLPVVGDTPDHAARLVALSLLNFLSAVISSLPGSLCYSLLKRETALDDIERELADDRPA
- a CDS encoding GGDEF domain-containing protein, producing the protein MESAAPPRFPHAGPWLWFTAGLGMLAGIGWLDAVTGPDLGLSLLYLVPVCLAGWWSGPVSALLLALSASFCWLGVDLGTQGAPDLRLTFWNWTSRAVIYVALGVLLALLRQDRRKLQDLLRRERDLARTDPLTGLANSRAFKEALRVEHARARRDGSPLCLVYFDLDNFKNVNDLYGHDAGDALLVTLSERIRDTFRATDLVARLGGDEFAVLLWDPDRESAEATVRRVLERIRDCGESYPRSRLGVSAGIAFCRKVPDDPWDLIRCADAAMYRGKTGGKGKVVVHTCSGRACRVPPALQPAPAGGSVPSNPGGEDPAPGGQDAGSTGRSRSKAAATR
- a CDS encoding RNA-binding S4 domain-containing protein → MRLDLFLKVSRIVPRRPLAKEFCDQGRIRVNGLAARASHEVRAGDRIDVDGWDATRAWRVESVPEGRNVSRGAARELAVLLESTRKDILE
- a CDS encoding transposase, whose translation is MTSAEIRGVHSPSTSTPLAYFITFHTYGTRLHGDEAGSVDRETNIYGMPSLPRQPRRVAFEKDLMNGPPYDLDSPRRKIVLAAILEVVSCRGWKLAAAHVRSNHVHVVLSAPKHPDRVMNDLKAYASRHLNEMRIDPEGRKRWARHGSTRWLWTDEQVDEAISYTLEEQGEPMEVWDGRPTAGRVPK
- a CDS encoding HD domain-containing protein, with the protein product MWDNCEVFKDKFEAGDVVQVNGLTREYNGALQVTVHRVRKLAPDTVDLGDFLRSTEKNPDDTFEALMEVLRAEVRMPPLRQLLEDIFADEAFRKRFKACPAAKALHHAYIGGLLEHTDSVVRLCRRACDHYPALNRSLLLTAATLHDLMKTEELSWGKSFEYTDEGRLIGHITLNALHLDQRMRQIPLFPAELRMELLHIVLSHHGELEFGSPKRPKTMEALVLSYLDDLDAKVQSFREAAAQPGESDRWTPFNTNFQRFLYRESSPDHPPAERPGDTPETGAPDA
- a CDS encoding DUF1697 domain-containing protein is translated as MENQEFVALLRGINVSGRKPVRMDALKALFGGLGFMAVDTVIQSGNVRFTEPGGEGEDVLASRIAEAAGRSFGFPVGVLLRTREDLRRVALGNPFIARGGVDPLHLHVTFLDRAPDTGAVRDLEQRSFPPDAFEIREREVYLHCPAGYARTTLSNAFFEKKLSVAATTRNWKTVLKLAE
- a CDS encoding GGDEF domain-containing protein — encoded protein: MALASAVMAGKNQPLVKGSDKSGSGRPGGKVPMETLNFPWLSHRKHLFLFLSSLALIVGIGWLDHVTGPEIGLSLLYLVPVCLAGWWLGQSSAALLAVFASLFWLWSDLAALGVGHLEISLWNWATRVLIYLALGILLALLRADRRRLQELLERQKTLALTDPLTGLANSRAFLSAFQLEHARARRDGHPLCLVYFDLDNFKRVNDLYGHEAGDDLLVALSGRIRSAFRATDPVARLGGDEFAALLWECDPACAEAITRRVLDQVRACAEAYPRAGVGVSAGIAFCERVPEDLQSILRCADAAMYQGKAEGKGKIVLRACDGAGCEAATPGPTPSGEG